A genomic segment from Nicotiana sylvestris chromosome 1, ASM39365v2, whole genome shotgun sequence encodes:
- the LOC104236090 gene encoding glycine-rich protein-like, which produces MTSKSGDLKHMGFKAFIVLSFALAIFLFLTSEVAARELVERSTNSLEISKKSEKNNDVNDAKYPGGGYGGYPGGGYGVYPGGGYRGYPGGGYGGYPGGGRGRGRGGYGGEYCRFGCCGRRDYYGCRRCCYNNGEAMEKFTEAKPRN; this is translated from the exons ATGACAAGTAAAAGTGGGGATTTAAAGCACATGGGATTTAAGGCATTTATAGTTCTAAGCTTTGCTTTGGCTATTTTTCTGTTTTTAACCTCAGAGGTTGCAGCTAGAGAGTTGGTTGAGCGCTCCACCAATTCTTTGGAAATCT CAAAGAAATCCGAGAAGAATAATGATGTAAATGATGCCAAGTATCCAGGAGGAGGATATGGAGGATATCCTGGAGGTGGGTACGGAGTGTACCCCGGAGGTGGGTACCGAGGGTACCCTGGAGGTGGGTATGGTGGGTACCCTGGTGGTGGACGTGGACGTGGACGTGGAGGTTATGGAGGAGAATATTGCCGTTTTGGTTGCTGCGGCCGCCGCGATTACTATGGCTGCAGGAGGTGCTGCTACAACAATGGTGAAGCCATGGAAAAATTCACTGAAGCTAAGCCTCGCAACTAA
- the LOC104212237 gene encoding glycine-rich protein-like: MGFKAFIVLSFALAIFLFLTSEVAARELAESSTNSLEISKKSEKNNDVNDAKYPGGGYRGYPGGGYGVYPGGGYRGYPGGGYGGYPGGGRGRGRGGYGGEYCRYGCCGRRDYYGCRRCCYNKGEAMEKFTEAKPRN, translated from the exons ATGGGATTTAAGGCATTTATAGTTCTAAGCTTTGCTTtggctatttttctctttttaaccTCAGAGGTTGCAGCTAGAGAGTTGGCTGAGAGCTCCACCAATTCTTTGGAAATCT CAAAGAAATCCGAGAAGAATAATGATGTAAATGATGCCAAGTATCCAGGAGGAGGATATAGAGGATATCCTGGAGGTGGGTACGGAGTGTACCCCGGAGGTGGGTACCGAGGGTACCCTGGAGGTGGGTATGGTGGGTACCCTGGTGGTGGACGTGGACGTGGACGTGGAGGTTATGGAGGAGAATATTGCCGTTATGGTTGCTGCGGCCGCCGCGATTACTATGGCTGCAGGAGGTGCTGCTACAACAAGGGTGAAGCCATGGAAAAATTCACTGAAGCTAAGCCTCGCAATTAA